Proteins from a genomic interval of Salinarchaeum sp. Harcht-Bsk1:
- the ddh gene encoding D-2-hydroxyacid dehydrogenase, with protein sequence MKLGIHESVEAVFPPAELQTALTEAGVEAELVGDDPIELGACDGVVTFAHREYFFDAVEWVHSIQAGVDRFPQNEFEAEGLTLTNSTGIHGASVGETVLGYMTAFARNLHAYRSAQDRGEWIEPDWDRPFTLEDESVCVVGLGTIGQAVAERATWLGMDVWGVRRSPDPVPIVDEVYGQEDLHTALLDATFVVLAVPLTPATRRLIGPAELAAMDDDAYLINVARGSVVVQDALVSALENDDLAGAALDVFQEEPLPADSPLWELDEVIVTPHSAARTRDYFRDIAEIVLDNVERLEEGRTLRNQVV encoded by the coding sequence ATGAAGCTGGGTATCCACGAGTCGGTCGAGGCGGTGTTCCCGCCCGCGGAGCTCCAGACCGCCCTCACCGAGGCGGGCGTCGAGGCCGAGTTGGTCGGCGACGATCCGATCGAACTGGGCGCTTGCGACGGCGTCGTCACCTTCGCCCACCGGGAGTACTTCTTCGACGCCGTCGAGTGGGTCCACTCGATCCAGGCCGGCGTCGATCGCTTCCCGCAGAACGAGTTCGAGGCCGAGGGGCTGACGCTCACGAACAGCACCGGGATCCACGGCGCGAGCGTCGGCGAGACGGTGCTCGGCTACATGACCGCGTTCGCCCGCAACCTCCACGCCTACCGGAGCGCCCAGGACCGCGGCGAGTGGATCGAGCCGGACTGGGACCGCCCGTTCACGCTCGAAGACGAGTCGGTGTGCGTCGTCGGGCTGGGTACGATCGGCCAGGCCGTCGCGGAGCGGGCGACCTGGCTCGGGATGGACGTCTGGGGCGTCCGGCGCTCACCCGACCCCGTGCCGATCGTCGACGAGGTCTACGGCCAGGAAGACCTCCACACCGCGTTGCTCGACGCGACGTTCGTCGTGCTCGCGGTGCCGCTGACGCCCGCGACGCGACGGCTCATCGGCCCCGCGGAGCTCGCCGCGATGGACGACGACGCGTACCTGATCAACGTCGCGCGTGGCAGCGTCGTCGTGCAGGACGCGCTCGTCAGTGCCCTCGAGAACGACGACCTCGCCGGCGCCGCCCTGGACGTGTTCCAGGAGGAACCACTTCCCGCGGACTCACCGCTCTGGGAGCTGGACGAGGTCATCGTGACGCCCCACTCTGCCGCTCGGACGCGAGACTACTTCCGCGACATCGCCGAGATCGTCCTCGACAACGTCGAGCGGCTCGAGGAGGGGCGCACCCTCCGGAACCAGGTCGTCTGA